A section of the Paenibacillus yonginensis genome encodes:
- a CDS encoding MFS transporter, giving the protein MKAVNTPMRLLYTRTNYTRLFLSGLVNGIGDRFSQVAMLSLILNLTGSGMAVGLTMGIRFLPFLLFAPLGGRMADKLSRKKMMIAADLMRVPVALSFLLVHTERDLWIIYAASFLLAVGEAIYGPVRKSSIPLLVKKEELMTVNSLEQVLLGFVLVVGAMMGGVVSLWLGPDWSFALNACSFLLTALLILQMDFTPVERGTLQDNRTDASARVQDVRRSMRFTLWKLLAVSLPLQVAAGFELLVPLFNGLDNVLLSVYAIQVFHAGDLGVGLLYGAIGIGLVLSMFVSRFAGKHMIAGALIGLLAEGLLLMVISTVPALVYAFVLFSALSFASGFGSACLDTVLMREIPSEQRGTVFGLLSAVGSVLLGMSMMAAGWLLEFVEPRVLGRFGGAAYTGIAVLLALYFAAGTWYLRNKRTEAAAQRDK; this is encoded by the coding sequence ATGAAAGCTGTAAATACCCCGATGAGACTGCTTTATACTCGAACAAACTACACCCGCCTGTTTCTGTCAGGGCTTGTGAACGGCATCGGCGACCGTTTCAGCCAGGTAGCGATGTTGTCCCTTATTCTGAACCTGACGGGCTCCGGTATGGCGGTGGGCCTGACCATGGGCATCCGCTTTCTGCCCTTCTTGTTATTTGCTCCGTTAGGAGGACGGATGGCCGACAAGCTTTCGCGGAAAAAGATGATGATCGCAGCCGATTTGATGCGTGTCCCAGTTGCGCTTTCTTTCCTGCTGGTCCATACGGAACGGGATTTATGGATCATTTACGCCGCAAGCTTTCTGCTGGCCGTCGGAGAAGCCATTTATGGCCCGGTCCGCAAGTCCTCGATTCCACTGCTGGTTAAGAAGGAAGAACTTATGACGGTCAACAGCCTGGAGCAGGTTCTCCTGGGTTTTGTCCTGGTGGTCGGAGCTATGATGGGGGGAGTGGTTTCGTTATGGCTTGGCCCTGATTGGTCATTTGCTTTAAACGCCTGTTCATTCCTGTTGACAGCGCTGCTGATCTTACAAATGGACTTCACCCCTGTTGAGCGCGGAACCTTGCAGGATAACCGGACGGATGCATCTGCACGCGTTCAAGATGTCCGCAGATCAATGAGATTTACATTATGGAAGCTGCTCGCTGTCAGCCTGCCTCTGCAGGTGGCTGCCGGGTTTGAACTGCTAGTTCCGCTGTTTAATGGACTGGATAACGTGCTGCTCAGCGTGTATGCGATCCAGGTATTCCATGCGGGGGATTTGGGGGTAGGGCTGTTATATGGAGCCATCGGCATCGGGTTGGTTCTGAGTATGTTTGTGAGCCGATTTGCGGGGAAACACATGATTGCCGGAGCTTTGATCGGCTTGCTCGCCGAAGGGCTGCTGCTTATGGTTATCAGTACAGTGCCCGCTTTGGTTTATGCCTTTGTGCTGTTCAGCGCTCTTTCCTTTGCCTCCGGCTTTGGAAGCGCCTGTCTGGATACGGTGCTGATGCGCGAAATTCCCTCCGAGCAGCGAGGAACGGTATTTGGTCTCCTATCGGCTGTCGGCAGCGTGCTGCTCGGCATGTCGATGATGGCGGCGGGCTGGCTGCTGGAGTTCGTGGAGCCGAGGGTGCTGGGACGTTTCGGAGGAGCGGCGTATACCGGAATTGCGGTGCTCCTCGCGTTATATTTTGCAGCCGGAACGTGGTATTTGAGAAACAAACGTACAGAAGCGGCAGCACAAAGGGATAAATAA
- a CDS encoding metal-dependent hydrolase: MQLIFHGHSTIQLNSNGKSLIVDPFLSGNQLAAVKPEDIKVDAVLLTHAHADHILDAAPISKANGAPVIANPELATYLTWQGVEQTIGMNIGGTVDLGFATAKMTHAFHSSGMIDEANKTVVYGGMPAGFIIKAEGKTIVHAGDTGLFSDMKMIGDMNEIDVVFLPIGDHFTMGPEDALQAAVWYNAKLVVPIHYDTFPPIKQDADAFVNKLEAKGLKGKVLKPGESIEI; the protein is encoded by the coding sequence ATGCAGCTTATCTTTCATGGACATTCCACCATCCAATTAAACTCCAATGGCAAGTCCCTGATTGTCGATCCTTTTCTGAGCGGCAATCAGCTCGCAGCCGTTAAACCTGAAGACATTAAAGTCGATGCAGTACTCCTGACGCACGCGCATGCCGACCATATCCTGGATGCGGCGCCTATCTCCAAAGCCAACGGCGCTCCGGTTATCGCCAATCCCGAATTGGCCACCTACCTGACCTGGCAGGGCGTAGAACAAACGATTGGCATGAACATCGGCGGAACTGTTGACCTTGGTTTTGCCACGGCCAAAATGACCCATGCCTTCCACAGCTCCGGCATGATCGACGAAGCCAACAAAACGGTCGTTTACGGCGGTATGCCGGCCGGCTTTATTATCAAAGCGGAAGGCAAAACCATCGTGCACGCCGGCGATACCGGCTTGTTCAGCGACATGAAAATGATCGGCGACATGAATGAAATCGACGTGGTGTTCCTGCCGATCGGCGACCATTTTACGATGGGGCCTGAAGATGCGCTGCAGGCAGCCGTTTGGTACAACGCCAAACTTGTTGTGCCTATCCACTATGACACCTTCCCTCCGATCAAACAGGACGCAGACGCTTTTGTCAACAAGCTGGAGGCCAAAGGCCTTAAAGGCAAAGTCCTCAAACCGGGCGAATCGATCGAAATTTAA
- a CDS encoding FecCD family ABC transporter permease, with amino-acid sequence MSQLQLIRRQQIVFGGLLLLTLATIAIGMGIGYASVSYDRLIPTLLGHGSFKDEFVLFSIRLPRMLITLLAGMALALSGSILQGITRNELADPGIVGINAGAGVGITVFFLFVPVDADTFAYVMPLVAFIGALVTALLIYSFSYSRQDGMQPMKLVLTGVGFSLALSGLMIVLISRTERAKVDFISRWLAGNVWGTDWPFVIALLPWLVLLIPYALYKSKTLNLLALNEEVAVGAGVPMQKDRILLTLAAVALAASAVSVTGGIAFIGLMAPHIARALVGPRHQLFVPVSILMGGWLLLLADTIGRNLADPDGIPAGIVVAFIGAPYFLYLLLKK; translated from the coding sequence ATGAGCCAACTTCAACTGATCCGCAGACAACAAATCGTGTTTGGCGGCCTGCTCCTGCTCACGCTGGCAACGATCGCCATCGGCATGGGCATCGGTTACGCTTCCGTCTCTTACGACCGGCTGATTCCCACTTTACTCGGACACGGGAGCTTTAAAGACGAGTTCGTATTGTTCTCCATCCGGCTTCCGCGCATGCTGATCACCCTGCTGGCCGGCATGGCCCTTGCCCTGTCCGGCTCCATTCTTCAGGGCATTACCCGCAATGAGCTGGCCGATCCGGGCATCGTCGGCATCAATGCCGGCGCGGGCGTAGGCATTACGGTCTTTTTCCTGTTTGTCCCGGTTGATGCGGATACATTCGCTTACGTGATGCCGCTTGTGGCCTTTATCGGCGCTTTGGTTACCGCCTTACTTATTTATTCGTTCTCCTACAGCCGTCAAGACGGCATGCAGCCGATGAAGCTTGTCCTGACCGGCGTAGGGTTCTCCCTCGCTTTATCCGGCCTCATGATCGTGCTGATTTCCCGCACGGAGCGTGCCAAAGTCGACTTTATTTCCCGTTGGCTGGCCGGCAATGTCTGGGGGACCGATTGGCCGTTTGTTATCGCGCTGCTGCCCTGGCTGGTGCTGCTGATTCCTTATGCCTTATACAAATCGAAGACGTTAAACCTGCTGGCGCTGAATGAAGAGGTTGCTGTGGGAGCGGGCGTTCCCATGCAAAAGGACCGGATTCTCCTTACGCTTGCCGCCGTTGCGCTGGCTGCTTCCGCTGTTTCGGTCACCGGAGGCATCGCGTTTATCGGGCTGATGGCTCCGCATATTGCGAGAGCTTTGGTAGGTCCAAGACATCAGCTGTTCGTTCCGGTGTCCATTTTGATGGGCGGGTGGCTGCTGCTTCTGGCCGATACGATCGGACGCAATCTGGCCGACCCGGACGGCATCCCGGCCGGGATTGTGGTTGCTTTTATCGGAGCGCCTTATTTTCTGTACCTGCTGCTAAAAAAATAG